In one window of Escherichia coli DSM 30083 = JCM 1649 = ATCC 11775 DNA:
- the hofC gene encoding protein transport protein HofC, giving the protein MASKQLWRWHGITGDGNAQDGMLWAESRALLLMALQQQMVTPLSLKRITINSTQWRGDISAEVIHQLATLLKAGLTLSEGLALLAEQHPSKQWQALLQSLAHDLEQGVAFSNALLPWSEVFPPLYQAMIRTGELTGKLDECCFELARQQKAQRQLTDKVKSALRYPIIILAMAIMVVVAMLHFVLPEFAAIYKTFNTPLPALTQGIMTLASFSGEWGWLLVLFGFLLAIANKLLMRHPTRLIARQKLLLRIPIMGSLMRGQKLTQIFTILTLTQSAGISFLQGVESVRETMRCPYWVQLLTQIQHDISNGHPIWLALKNAGEFSPLCLQLVRTGEASGSLDLMLDNLAHHHRDNTMALADNLAALLEPALLIITGGIIGTLVVAMYLPIFHLGDAMSGMG; this is encoded by the coding sequence ATGGCGAGTAAGCAACTCTGGCGCTGGCATGGCATAACCGGCGACGGCAATGCGCAAGATGGGATGCTATGGGCAGAGAGCCGTGCTTTGCTGCTCATGGCACTACAGCAACAGATGGTTACCCCACTAAGCCTGAAGCGAATCACCATCAATTCTACGCAGTGGCGAGGAGATATAAGCGCGGAAGTCATTCATCAACTGGCGACGCTACTCAAAGCCGGGTTAACGCTTTCTGAAGGGCTGGCTCTGCTGGCGGAACAGCATCCCAGTAAGCAGTGGCAAGCGTTGCTGCAATCACTGGCGCACGATCTTGAACAGGGCGTTGCCTTTTCCAATGCCTTATTACCCTGGTCAGAGGTATTTCCGCCGCTCTATCAGGCGATGATCCGCACGGGTGAACTGACCGGTAAGCTGGATGAATGCTGCTTTGAACTGGCGCGTCAGCAAAAAGCCCAGCGTCAGTTGACCGACAAAGTGAAATCAGCGTTACGTTATCCCATTATCATTTTAGCGATGGCAATCATGGTGGTTGTGGCAATGCTGCATTTTGTACTGCCGGAGTTTGCCGCTATCTATAAGACCTTTAACACTCCGCTACCGGCGCTAACGCAGGGGATCATGACGCTGGCAAGTTTTAGTGGCGAATGGGGTTGGTTGCTGGTGCTATTCGGCTTTCTGCTGGCGATAGCCAATAAGCTGCTGATGCGCCACCCAACCAGGCTTATCGCACGGCAGAAATTGCTGTTACGCATCCCGATTATGGGTTCACTGATGCGGGGACAAAAACTCACGCAGATCTTTACGATTCTGACACTGACACAAAGTGCAGGCATTTCTTTTTTACAGGGCGTTGAGAGCGTCAGAGAAACAATGCGCTGCCCGTACTGGGTGCAACTTCTGACACAAATCCAGCACGATATCAGTAACGGTCACCCCATCTGGCTGGCGCTAAAAAATGCCGGTGAGTTTAGCCCGCTCTGTTTGCAATTAGTGAGAACAGGAGAGGCATCCGGCTCGCTGGATCTCATGTTAGACAACCTCGCCCATCATCATCGGGATAACACAATGGCGCTGGCGGATAACCTCGCAGCCTTACTGGAACCGGCGTTGCTGATCATAACGGGAGGAATTATCGGTACGCTGGTGGTGGCAATGTATCTGCCAATTTTCCATTTAGGCGATGCGATGAGTGGAATGGGATAA
- a CDS encoding protein YacM, which translates to MIIKTLKMSARKRN; encoded by the coding sequence ATGATTATCAAAACGTTAAAAATGAGCGCACGAAAGCGAAATTGA
- the guaC gene encoding GMP reductase, giving the protein MRIEEDLKLGFKDVLIRPKRSTLKSRSDVELERQFTFKHSGQSWSGVPIIAANMDTVGTFSMASALASFDILTAVHKHYSVEEWQAFINNSSADVLKHVMVSTGTSDADFEKTKQILDLNPALNFVCIDVANGYSEHFVQFVAKAREAWPTKTICAGNVVTGEMCEELILSGADIVKVGIGPGSVCTTRVKTGVGYPQLSAVIECADAAHGLGGMIVSDGGCTTPGDVAKAFGGGADFVMLGGMLAGHEESGGRIVEENGEKFMLFYGMSSESAMKRHVGGVAEYRAAEGKTVKLPLRGPVENTARDILGGLRSACTYVGASRLKELTKRTTFIRVQEQENRIFNNL; this is encoded by the coding sequence ATGCGTATTGAAGAAGATCTGAAGTTAGGTTTTAAAGACGTTCTCATCCGCCCTAAACGCTCCACTCTTAAAAGCCGTTCCGATGTTGAACTGGAACGTCAATTCACCTTCAAACATTCAGGTCAGAGTTGGTCCGGCGTGCCGATTATTGCCGCAAATATGGACACCGTAGGCACATTTTCTATGGCCTCTGCGCTGGCTTCTTTTGATATTCTGACTGCTGTGCATAAACACTATTCTGTCGAAGAGTGGCAAGCGTTTATCAACAATTCTTCCGCTGATGTGCTGAAACATGTGATGGTTTCTACCGGCACGTCTGATGCGGATTTCGAAAAAACTAAACAGATTCTCGACCTGAACCCGGCATTAAATTTCGTTTGTATTGACGTGGCGAATGGTTATTCCGAACACTTCGTGCAGTTCGTTGCGAAAGCGCGTGAAGCGTGGCCGACCAAAACCATTTGTGCAGGCAACGTAGTGACTGGTGAAATGTGTGAGGAGCTTATCCTCTCCGGTGCCGATATCGTTAAAGTTGGCATTGGCCCAGGTTCTGTTTGTACAACTCGCGTCAAAACAGGCGTCGGTTATCCGCAACTTTCTGCGGTGATCGAATGCGCCGATGCTGCGCACGGTCTGGGCGGAATGATCGTCAGCGATGGCGGCTGCACCACGCCGGGCGATGTCGCGAAAGCCTTTGGCGGCGGTGCCGATTTCGTAATGCTTGGCGGCATGCTGGCGGGCCACGAAGAGAGCGGCGGTCGCATCGTTGAGGAGAACGGCGAGAAATTTATGTTGTTCTACGGCATGAGCTCAGAGTCTGCGATGAAACGTCACGTTGGCGGCGTTGCGGAATATCGCGCAGCAGAAGGTAAAACCGTTAAGCTGCCGCTGCGAGGCCCGGTTGAAAATACCGCGCGTGATATTTTGGGCGGCCTGCGTTCAGCTTGTACATACGTTGGGGCTTCACGCCTGAAAGAACTGACCAAGCGCACCACGTTTATCCGTGTGCAGGAACAAGAAAACCGCATCTTCAACAACCTGTAA
- the mutT gene encoding 8-oxo-dGTP diphosphatase MutT, giving the protein MKKLQIAVGIIRNENNEIFITRRAADAHMANKLEFPGGKVEMGETPEQAVVRELQEEVGITPQHFSLFEKLEYEFPDRHITLWFWLVESWEGEPWGKEGQPGEWMSLVGLNADDFPPANEPVIAKLKRVYAG; this is encoded by the coding sequence ATGAAAAAGCTGCAAATTGCGGTAGGTATTATTCGCAACGAGAACAATGAAATCTTTATAACGCGTCGCGCAGCAGATGCGCACATGGCGAATAAACTGGAGTTTCCCGGCGGTAAAGTTGAAATGGGCGAAACGCCGGAACAGGCGGTGGTGCGTGAACTTCAGGAAGAAGTCGGGATTACCCCACAACATTTTTCGCTATTTGAAAAACTGGAATATGAATTCCCGGACAGGCATATAACTCTGTGGTTCTGGCTGGTCGAAAGCTGGGAAGGGGAGCCGTGGGGTAAAGAAGGGCAACCCGGTGAGTGGATGTCGCTGGTCGGTCTTAATGCCGATGATTTTCCGCCAGCCAATGAACCGGTAATTGCGAAACTTAAGCGTGTGTATGCCGGATAA
- the nadC gene encoding carboxylating nicotinate-nucleotide diphosphorylase — translation MPPRRYNPDTRRDELLERINLDIPGAVAQALREDLGGTVDANNDITAKLLPENSRSHATVITRENGVFCGKRWVEEVFIQLAGDDVTIIWHVDDGDVINANQPLFELEGPSRVLLTGERTALNFVQTLSGVASKVRHYVELLEGTNTQLLDTRKTLPGLRSALKYAVLCGGGANHRLGLSDAFLIKENHIIASGSVRQAVEKASWLHPDAPVEVEVENLEELDEALKAGADIIMLDNFETEQMREAVKRTNGKALLEVSGNVTDKTLREFAETGVDFISVGALTKHVQALDLSMRFR, via the coding sequence ATGCCGCCTCGCCGCTATAACCCTGACACCCGACGTGACGAGCTGCTGGAACGCATTAATCTCGATATCCCCGGCGCGGTGGCCCAGGCGCTACGGGAAGATTTAGGCGGAACAGTCGATGCCAACAATGACATTACGGCAAAACTTTTACCGGAAAACTCTCGCTCTCATGCCACAGTGATCACCCGCGAGAATGGCGTATTTTGCGGCAAACGCTGGGTTGAAGAGGTGTTTATTCAACTGGCAGGCGACGATGTCACCATAATCTGGCATGTGGATGACGGCGATGTCATCAACGCCAATCAACCCTTGTTCGAACTCGAAGGCCCATCTCGCGTGCTGTTAACGGGCGAACGCACTGCGCTTAATTTTGTGCAAACCCTTTCAGGAGTTGCCAGTAAGGTACGCCACTATGTCGAATTACTGGAAGGCACCAACACGCAGCTGTTGGATACGCGCAAAACCTTACCCGGCCTGCGTTCAGCTCTGAAATACGCGGTACTTTGCGGCGGCGGAGCGAATCACCGTCTGGGGCTTTCTGATGCCTTCCTGATCAAAGAAAACCATATTATTGCCTCCGGCTCAGTGCGCCAGGCGGTCGAAAAAGCGTCCTGGTTGCACCCGGATGCGCCAGTAGAAGTCGAAGTAGAGAATCTGGAAGAACTTGATGAAGCCCTGAAAGCAGGTGCCGATATCATCATGCTGGATAACTTCGAAACAGAACAGATGCGCGAAGCCGTCAAACGCACCAACGGCAAGGCGCTACTGGAAGTGTCTGGCAACGTCACTGACAAAACACTGCGCGAATTTGCCGAAACGGGCGTGGACTTTATCTCCGTTGGTGCGCTAACTAAACACGTACAGGCACTCGACCTTTCAATGCGTTTTCGCTAA
- the zapD gene encoding cell division protein ZapD, with protein sequence MQTQVLFEHPLNEKMRTWLRIEFLIQQLTVNLPIVDHAGALHFFRNVSELLDVFERGEVRTELLKELDRQQRKLQTWIGVPGVDQSRIEALIQQLKAAGSVLISAPRIGQFLREDRLIALVRQRLSIPGGCCSFDLPTLHIWLHLPQAQRDSQVETWIASLNPLTQALTMVLDLIRQSAPFRKQTSLNGFYQDNGGDADLLRLNLSLDSQLYPQISGHKSRFAIRFMPLDSENGQVPERLDFELACC encoded by the coding sequence ATGCAGACCCAGGTCCTTTTTGAACATCCACTAAATGAAAAAATGCGTACATGGCTGCGCATTGAGTTTTTGATTCAGCAACTCACCGTTAATTTACCCATCGTTGACCACGCTGGCGCGCTGCATTTCTTCCGTAATGTCAGCGAATTACTGGATGTTTTCGAGCGCGGCGAAGTCCGCACTGAGCTGTTGAAAGAACTTGACCGGCAGCAACGTAAACTCCAGACCTGGATTGGCGTGCCCGGCGTGGACCAGAGCCGTATTGAAGCATTAATTCAGCAGTTAAAAGCGGCGGGGAGCGTATTAATCTCCGCGCCGCGTATCGGGCAATTTCTACGTGAAGATCGTTTGATTGCTCTGGTGCGTCAGCGACTGAGCATCCCGGGCGGCTGTTGCAGCTTTGATTTACCTACATTGCACATTTGGCTGCATCTACCCCAGGCGCAGCGCGACAGCCAGGTAGAAACCTGGATTGCCAGCCTGAACCCGCTTACCCAGGCACTTACCATGGTGCTGGATTTAATTCGCCAGTCGGCCCCCTTCCGTAAACAAACCAGCCTGAATGGTTTTTATCAGGATAACGGTGGCGATGCCGACTTGCTGCGCCTGAATCTGTCGCTCGATTCACAGCTTTATCCGCAAATTTCCGGTCATAAGAGCCGTTTTGCCATTCGTTTTATGCCGCTGGACAGTGAAAACGGACAGGTACCAGAACGTCTGGATTTCGAACTGGCCTGTTGCTAA
- the gspE gene encoding type II secretion system protein GspE has product MNIPQLTALCLRYQGVLLDASEEVVHVAVVDAPSHELLDALHFATTKRIEITCWTRQQMEGHASRTQQTLPVAVQEKHQPKAELLTRTLQSALEQRASDIHIEPADNAYRIRLRIDGVLHPLPDVSPDAGVALTARLKVLGNLDIAEHRLPQDGQFTVELAGNAVSFRIATLACRGGEKVVLRLLQQVNQALDVNTLGMQPSQLVDFAHALQQPQGLVLVTGPTGSGKTVTLYSALQMLNTADINICSVEDPVEIPIAGLNQTQIHSRAGLTFQGVLRALLRQDPDVIMIGEIRDGETAEIAIKAAQTGHLVLSTLHTNSTCETLVRLQQMGVARWMLSSALTLVIAQRLVRKLCPHCRRQQGEPIHIPDNVWPSPLPHWQAPGCVHCYHGFYGRTALFEVLPITPVIRQLISANTDVESLETHARQAGMRTLFENGCLAVEQGLTTFEELIRVLGMPHGE; this is encoded by the coding sequence ATGAATATTCCACAGCTCACTGCCCTGTGTCTGCGTTATCAGGGAGTCTTGCTGGATGCCAGCGAAGAGGTGGTTCATGTTGCGGTAGTCGATGCACCTTCGCATGAGCTACTGGACGCATTGCATTTCGCTACCACCAAACGTATTGAGATCACCTGCTGGACACGCCAACAAATGGAAGGTCACGCCAGTCGCACACAACAGACATTGCCCGTAGCTGTTCAGGAGAAGCATCAGCCCAAAGCAGAGTTGCTGACTCGAACGTTACAATCTGCGCTAGAACAACGCGCGTCTGATATTCATATCGAACCAGCGGACAATGCCTACCGCATCCGCTTGCGTATCGACGGCGTATTGCATCCTTTACCGGACGTTTCACCGGATGCCGGAGTCGCATTAACCGCCAGATTAAAAGTGCTGGGAAACCTGGATATTGCGGAACATCGCCTGCCGCAGGACGGGCAATTCACTGTCGAACTGGCAGGAAACGCCGTCTCATTTCGTATTGCGACCTTAGCATGTCGGGGTGGTGAAAAGGTGGTATTAAGGTTGTTACAGCAGGTGAACCAGGCACTGGATGTTAACACGCTTGGAATGCAGCCGTCACAACTGGTGGACTTTGCTCATGCCTTGCAACAACCACAGGGACTGGTGCTGGTAACTGGCCCTACAGGCAGCGGCAAAACGGTCACGCTTTATAGTGCCCTGCAAATGCTGAATACCGCTGACATTAATATTTGTAGCGTCGAAGATCCGGTTGAGATCCCCATAGCCGGACTAAACCAGACGCAAATCCATTCGCGTGCCGGACTCACCTTTCAGGGCGTTTTGCGTGCGTTATTGCGCCAGGATCCTGACGTCATCATGATCGGAGAGATCCGCGATGGCGAAACGGCAGAAATTGCCATTAAAGCCGCGCAAACCGGTCACCTGGTGTTGTCTACCCTACACACTAACTCCACCTGCGAAACGCTGGTACGTTTACAGCAAATGGGAGTCGCCCGCTGGATGCTATCATCGGCGCTTACGCTGGTAATAGCCCAGCGTCTGGTACGCAAACTTTGCCCGCATTGTCGCCGGCAGCAAGGGGAGCCCATCCATATTCCAGACAATGTATGGCCGTCGCCGCTGCCCCACTGGCAGGCACCCGGTTGTGTACATTGCTACCACGGTTTTTATGGTCGCACGGCCTTATTTGAAGTTCTGCCCATAACACCGGTCATACGTCAGCTTATTTCCGCTAATACCGACGTTGAATCGCTGGAAACGCACGCCCGACAGGCGGGTATGCGAACGCTTTTTGAAAACGGCTGCCTAGCCGTGGAGCAAGGCTTAACCACCTTTGAAGAGTTAATCCGCGTATTAGGGATGCCGCATGGCGAGTAA
- the ampD gene encoding 1,6-anhydro-N-acetylmuramyl-L-alanine amidase AmpD: MLLEQGWLAGARRVPSPHYDCRPDDETPTLLVVHNISLPPGEFGGPWIDALFTGTIDPQAHPFFAEIAHLRVSAHCLIRRDGEIVQYVPFDKRAWHAGVSQYQGRERCNDFSIGIELEGTDTLAYTDAQYQQLAAVTRALIDRYPDIANNMTGHCDIAPDRKTDPGPAFDWARFRALVSKETT; encoded by the coding sequence ATGTTGTTAGAACAGGGGTGGCTGGCTGGCGCGCGCCGCGTTCCCTCACCACATTACGATTGCCGCCCGGATGACGAAACACCCACTCTGCTGGTGGTGCACAATATTAGCCTGCCGCCAGGCGAGTTTGGCGGCCCGTGGATCGACGCATTATTCACTGGAACTATTGATCCGCAGGCGCATCCTTTCTTTGCTGAGATCGCCCATTTGCGCGTCTCCGCTCACTGTTTGATTCGCCGTGATGGTGAAATAGTCCAGTATGTTCCTTTCGATAAACGAGCCTGGCATGCGGGAGTCTCTCAGTATCAGGGGCGTGAACGCTGCAATGATTTTTCTATTGGGATTGAGCTGGAAGGCACCGATACGCTGGCGTATACCGATGCGCAGTATCAACAGCTTGCGGCGGTTACACGGGCACTGATTGATCGCTATCCGGATATCGCTAATAACATGACGGGCCATTGTGATATTGCGCCGGATCGGAAAACCGATCCCGGTCCTGCATTTGATTGGGCACGGTTTCGTGCGCTGGTCAGCAAGGAGACAACATGA
- the ppdD gene encoding prepilin peptidase-dependent pilin, translating to MDKQRGFTLIELMVVIGIIAILSAIGIPAYQNYLRKAALTDMLQTFVPYRTAVELCALEHGGLNTCDGGSNGIPSPTTTRYVSAMSVAKGVVSLTGQESLNGLSVVMTPGWDNANGVTGWTRNCNIQSDSALQQACEDVFRFDDAN from the coding sequence ATGGACAAGCAACGCGGTTTTACACTTATCGAACTGATGGTGGTTATTGGCATCATTGCCATTTTAAGCGCCATTGGTATTCCCGCTTATCAAAACTACCTGCGCAAAGCCGCACTCACCGACATGCTACAAACCTTTGTGCCTTACCGTACCGCCGTAGAGTTGTGCGCGCTGGAACATGGTGGATTAAATACCTGCGACGGTGGCAGCAATGGCATTCCCTCGCCTACCACCACCCGCTATGTTTCAGCCATGAGTGTGGCAAAGGGCGTGGTGTCGCTGACCGGGCAAGAAAGTCTCAATGGACTAAGCGTCGTCATGACGCCGGGTTGGGATAACGCAAACGGCGTCACCGGCTGGACGCGTAACTGCAATATTCAAAGTGACAGCGCATTGCAGCAAGCCTGCGAAGATGTCTTCCGCTTTGATGACGCCAACTAA
- the yacG gene encoding DNA gyrase inhibitor YacG yields MSETITVNCPTCGKTVVWGEISPFRPFCSKRCQLIDLGEWAAEEKRIPSSGDLSESDDWSEEPKQ; encoded by the coding sequence ATGTCAGAAACTATTACGGTGAATTGCCCAACCTGCGGGAAAACGGTGGTGTGGGGTGAAATCAGCCCGTTTCGGCCATTTTGCTCCAAACGTTGTCAGCTGATCGACCTCGGAGAATGGGCTGCTGAAGAAAAACGAATCCCCAGCAGTGGCGATCTTTCCGAAAGCGATGACTGGAGCGAAGAGCCAAAGCAGTGA
- the secA gene encoding preprotein translocase subunit SecA — MLIKLLTKVFGSRNDRTLRRMRKVVNIINAMEPEMEKLSDEELKGKTAEFRARLEKGEVLENLIPEAFAVVREASKRVFGMRHFDVQLLGGMVLNERCIAEMRTGEGKTLTATLPAYLNALTGKGVHVVTVNDYLAQRDAENNRPLFEFLGLTVGINLPGMPAPAKREAYAADITYGTNNEYGFDYLRDNMAFSPEERVQRKLHYALVDEVDSILIDEARTPLIISGPAEDSSEMYKRVNKIIPHLIRQEKEDSETFQGEGHFSVDEKSRQVNLTERGLVLIEELLVKEGIMDEGESLYSPANIMLMHHVTAALRAHALFTRDVDYIVKDGEVIIVDEHTGRTMQGRRWSDGLHQAVEAKEGVQIQNENQTLASITFQNYFRLYEKLAGMTGTADTEAFEFSSIYKLDTVVVPTNRPMIRKDLPDLVYMTEAEKIQAIIEDIKERTAKGQPVLVGTISIEKSELVSNELTKAGIKHNVLNAKFHANEAAIVAQAGYPAAVTIATNMAGRGTDIVLGGSWQAEVAALENPTAEQIEKIKADWQVRHDAVLAAGGLHIIGTERHESRRIDNQLRGRSGRQGDAGSSRFYLSMEDALMRIFASDRVSGMMRKLGMKPGEAIEHPWVTKAIANAQRKVESRNFDIRKQLLEYDDVANDQRRAIYSQRNELLDVSDVSETINSIREDVFKATIDAYIPPQSLEEMWDIPGLQERLKNDFDLDLPIAEWLDKEPELHEETLRERILAQSIEVYQRKEEVVGAEMMRHFEKGVMLQTLDSLWKEHLAAMDYLRQGIHLRGYAQKDPKQEYKRESFSMFAAMLESLKYEVISTLSKVQVRMPEEVEELEQQRRMEAERLAQMQQLSYQDDDSAAAAALAAQTGERKVGRNDPCPCGSGKKYKQCHGRLQ; from the coding sequence ATGCTAATCAAATTATTAACTAAAGTTTTCGGTAGTCGTAACGATCGCACCCTGCGCCGGATGCGCAAAGTGGTCAACATCATCAATGCCATGGAACCGGAGATGGAAAAACTCTCCGACGAAGAACTGAAAGGGAAAACCGCAGAGTTTCGTGCGCGTCTGGAAAAAGGCGAAGTGCTGGAAAATCTGATCCCGGAAGCTTTCGCCGTGGTGCGTGAGGCAAGTAAGCGCGTCTTTGGCATGCGTCACTTCGACGTTCAGTTACTCGGCGGTATGGTTCTTAACGAACGCTGCATCGCCGAAATGCGTACCGGTGAAGGTAAAACCCTGACCGCAACGCTGCCTGCTTACCTGAACGCACTAACCGGTAAAGGCGTACACGTAGTTACCGTCAACGACTACCTGGCGCAACGTGACGCCGAAAACAACCGTCCGCTGTTTGAATTCCTTGGCCTGACTGTCGGTATCAACCTGCCGGGCATGCCAGCACCGGCAAAGCGTGAAGCCTACGCTGCTGACATCACTTACGGTACGAACAACGAATACGGCTTTGACTACCTGCGTGACAACATGGCGTTCAGTCCTGAAGAACGTGTACAGCGTAAACTGCACTATGCGCTGGTGGACGAAGTGGACTCCATCCTGATCGATGAAGCGCGTACACCGCTGATCATTTCCGGCCCGGCAGAAGACAGCTCGGAAATGTATAAACGCGTGAATAAAATTATTCCGCACCTGATCCGTCAGGAAAAAGAAGACTCCGAAACCTTCCAGGGCGAAGGCCACTTCTCGGTGGATGAAAAATCTCGCCAGGTGAACCTGACCGAACGTGGTCTGGTCCTGATTGAAGAACTGCTGGTTAAAGAAGGCATCATGGATGAAGGAGAGTCTCTGTACTCTCCGGCCAACATCATGCTGATGCACCACGTAACGGCGGCGCTGCGCGCTCATGCGCTGTTTACCCGTGACGTCGACTACATCGTTAAAGATGGTGAAGTTATCATCGTTGACGAACACACCGGTCGTACCATGCAGGGCCGTCGCTGGTCCGATGGTCTGCACCAGGCTGTGGAAGCGAAAGAAGGTGTGCAGATCCAGAACGAAAACCAAACGCTGGCTTCGATCACCTTCCAGAACTACTTCCGTCTGTATGAAAAACTGGCGGGGATGACTGGTACTGCTGATACCGAAGCTTTCGAATTCAGCTCCATCTATAAGCTGGATACTGTCGTTGTTCCGACCAACCGCCCAATGATTCGTAAAGATCTGCCGGACCTGGTCTACATGACTGAAGCGGAAAAAATTCAGGCGATCATTGAAGATATCAAAGAACGTACTGCGAAAGGCCAGCCGGTGCTGGTGGGTACAATCTCCATCGAAAAATCGGAGCTGGTGTCAAATGAACTGACCAAAGCCGGTATTAAGCACAACGTCCTGAACGCCAAATTCCATGCCAACGAAGCGGCGATTGTTGCTCAGGCAGGTTACCCGGCTGCGGTGACTATCGCGACCAACATGGCGGGTCGTGGTACCGATATTGTGCTCGGTGGTAGCTGGCAGGCAGAAGTTGCCGCGCTGGAAAATCCGACTGCAGAGCAAATTGAAAAAATTAAAGCCGACTGGCAGGTACGTCACGATGCGGTACTGGCAGCAGGTGGCCTGCATATCATCGGTACTGAACGTCACGAATCCCGTCGTATCGATAACCAGCTGCGCGGTCGTTCTGGTCGTCAGGGGGATGCTGGTTCTTCCCGTTTCTACCTGTCGATGGAAGATGCGCTGATGCGTATTTTTGCTTCCGACCGAGTATCCGGCATGATGCGTAAACTGGGTATGAAGCCAGGCGAAGCCATTGAGCACCCGTGGGTGACCAAAGCGATTGCCAACGCCCAGCGTAAAGTTGAAAGCCGTAACTTCGACATTCGTAAGCAACTGCTGGAATATGATGACGTGGCTAACGATCAGCGTCGCGCCATTTACTCCCAGCGTAACGAACTGCTGGATGTCAGCGATGTGAGCGAAACCATCAACAGCATTCGTGAAGATGTGTTCAAAGCGACCATTGATGCCTACATTCCGCCACAGTCGCTGGAAGAAATGTGGGATATTCCGGGGCTGCAGGAACGTCTGAAGAACGATTTCGACCTCGATTTACCAATTGCCGAGTGGCTGGATAAAGAACCAGAACTGCATGAAGAGACGCTGCGTGAGCGCATTCTGGCGCAGTCCATCGAAGTGTATCAGCGTAAAGAAGAAGTGGTTGGTGCTGAGATGATGCGTCACTTCGAGAAAGGCGTCATGCTGCAAACTCTCGACTCTCTGTGGAAAGAGCACCTGGCAGCGATGGACTATCTGCGTCAGGGTATCCACCTGCGTGGCTATGCACAGAAAGATCCGAAGCAGGAATACAAACGTGAATCGTTCTCCATGTTTGCAGCGATGCTGGAGTCGTTGAAATATGAAGTTATCAGTACGCTGAGCAAAGTTCAGGTACGTATGCCTGAAGAGGTTGAGGAGCTGGAACAACAGCGTCGTATGGAAGCCGAGCGTTTAGCGCAAATGCAGCAGCTTAGCTATCAGGATGACGACTCTGCAGCCGCAGCTGCACTGGCGGCACAAACCGGTGAACGCAAAGTAGGACGTAACGATCCTTGCCCGTGTGGTTCTGGTAAAAAATACAAGCAGTGCCATGGCCGCCTGCAATAA
- the coaE gene encoding dephospho-CoA kinase (Dephospho-CoA kinase (CoaE) performs the final step in coenzyme A biosynthesis.), with protein MRYIVALTGGIGSGKSTVANAFANLGINVIDADIIARQVVEPGAPALHAIADHFGANMIAADGTLQRRALRERIFANPEEKNWLNALLHPLIQQETQHQIQQATSPYVLWVVPLLVENSLYKKANRVLVVDVSPETQLKRTMQRDDVTREHVEQILAAQATREARLAVADDVIDNNGAPDAIASDVARLHAHYLQLASQFVSQEKP; from the coding sequence ATGAGGTATATAGTTGCCTTAACGGGAGGCATTGGCAGTGGCAAGAGTACCGTTGCCAATGCGTTTGCTAATCTCGGAATTAACGTCATTGATGCCGATATTATTGCGCGTCAGGTGGTTGAACCAGGTGCACCTGCGCTACATGCCATTGCTGATCACTTTGGCGCTAACATGATTGCTGCTGATGGAACATTGCAGCGCCGGGCCTTGCGCGAACGGATCTTCGCCAACCCGGAAGAGAAAAACTGGCTTAACGCCCTGCTGCATCCGCTGATTCAGCAAGAGACGCAACACCAGATCCAGCAAGCTACTTCCCCCTATGTACTATGGGTTGTGCCATTGCTGGTAGAAAACTCACTGTATAAAAAAGCGAATCGAGTGCTGGTGGTGGATGTCAGCCCAGAAACGCAACTTAAGCGCACCATGCAGCGCGACGATGTAACTCGCGAGCATGTCGAACAAATCCTTGCTGCTCAGGCAACGCGCGAAGCTCGCCTTGCCGTGGCAGATGACGTCATTGATAATAACGGCGCACCGGATGCTATCGCATCGGATGTTGCCCGCCTGCACGCACACTATTTGCAGCTTGCGTCGCAGTTTGTCTCACAGGAAAAACCGTAA